The Dehalococcoidales bacterium genome includes a region encoding these proteins:
- a CDS encoding molybdopterin-dependent oxidoreductase: MTWKKTACVLCGNGCGLEVQVENNRITKVRPDKDSPASEGYICRKGMNVAYHQHNADRLLYPLKKVGDKFERVSWDQAISEIAEKLKGILEQYGPRSLASLVGGGEFNTYGNPFPVRFVRRLGSRYSYSAANQEFAGRYWAHGLTLGNQGFQFASDHENSDMLLLIGKNPLMSHNYPQSRRKLLKMSKDPDQLLVVVDPRLSETARIANIHLRIRPGTDALMVKSMIAIILREEMHNRTYINEHTDGFDEILPWFADFDVKAALKVCELDYDQVFMVCKEFTTRRSCLHDDLGVLMNRHSALVSYLLVVLMAICGRICVPGGNYLVAGGIYSDPNDPKTWRTQVTDIPAINGMFPPNVIQEEIMSDHPDRLRAVINFAANPLRSYADTTAYEKAFRRLDLLVVGDIVMSETAALAHYVLPSKTAYESWDGNPGGGFSGVFSRLCPPVLEAEGEQKEGGEMFTLLADAMGLIPELPESLYKTAESGNIRDYRDALMDHVSANPESGPVLQFIAAKTLGNAIGSAHLASHFTMFMQRSAAQQEEAVKAGFAAGPDQGLDIYQATIDHPEGVLVGRRDPEKNIERLGTKSGKIQLYARDVEDWVKEINPADEEEGLKPDEEFPLILMAGRHMDMNANTSMRDPAWNEGKRYCTLAMNAADAEEL, from the coding sequence ATGACATGGAAGAAAACAGCCTGCGTATTGTGCGGGAACGGCTGCGGACTGGAAGTCCAGGTTGAAAATAACCGCATTACCAAAGTCCGCCCGGACAAGGACAGTCCGGCGAGTGAAGGATATATCTGCCGGAAGGGCATGAACGTTGCCTATCACCAGCACAATGCCGACCGGCTGCTTTATCCGCTGAAGAAGGTGGGAGACAAATTCGAGCGGGTATCCTGGGACCAGGCAATCAGTGAAATTGCGGAGAAGCTCAAGGGTATACTTGAGCAATATGGGCCGCGGTCTCTGGCCTCACTGGTCGGTGGCGGTGAATTTAATACCTACGGCAACCCTTTTCCCGTCCGTTTTGTCCGCAGGCTTGGTTCACGGTATAGCTACTCAGCAGCTAACCAGGAGTTTGCCGGACGTTACTGGGCACACGGACTAACACTGGGTAACCAGGGTTTTCAGTTCGCATCCGACCACGAGAATAGCGACATGCTGCTGCTTATCGGGAAAAATCCCCTGATGAGTCATAATTACCCCCAGTCACGAAGAAAATTACTAAAAATGTCAAAAGACCCGGACCAGCTTCTTGTCGTGGTTGACCCCAGGCTTTCTGAAACCGCCAGGATAGCGAACATCCATCTGCGAATCCGTCCCGGTACTGACGCCCTCATGGTGAAGTCGATGATTGCCATCATCCTCAGGGAAGAGATGCATAACCGGACATACATTAACGAGCATACAGACGGGTTCGATGAGATACTGCCGTGGTTTGCTGATTTCGATGTCAAAGCAGCGCTGAAGGTCTGTGAACTGGACTACGACCAGGTGTTCATGGTTTGTAAAGAGTTCACCACACGGCGGTCCTGTCTTCATGACGACCTTGGAGTACTGATGAACCGTCACAGTGCGCTCGTATCCTATCTCCTGGTTGTCCTGATGGCTATCTGCGGCCGTATTTGTGTACCGGGTGGTAACTACCTGGTAGCCGGAGGAATATACTCTGACCCGAACGACCCGAAGACGTGGCGAACACAGGTCACAGATATTCCCGCCATCAACGGGATGTTCCCACCCAATGTGATACAGGAAGAGATTATGAGCGACCATCCGGACCGGCTCAGGGCTGTTATTAACTTTGCCGCTAATCCGTTACGCTCGTATGCTGATACAACCGCGTATGAAAAGGCATTCCGCCGGCTTGATTTACTGGTTGTAGGTGATATTGTAATGAGTGAAACTGCCGCTCTTGCCCATTACGTTCTTCCTTCCAAAACAGCCTATGAATCATGGGATGGCAATCCCGGTGGAGGTTTCTCAGGAGTGTTCAGTCGGTTATGTCCACCGGTTTTAGAAGCGGAAGGCGAGCAAAAGGAGGGCGGTGAAATGTTCACGCTCCTGGCCGACGCCATGGGACTTATTCCCGAGCTTCCCGAGTCACTTTACAAAACAGCGGAAAGCGGCAACATCCGGGACTACCGGGATGCCTTAATGGACCATGTATCGGCAAATCCCGAGAGTGGACCGGTACTGCAGTTCATTGCTGCGAAGACCCTGGGTAATGCCATCGGTTCGGCTCACCTGGCCAGCCATTTCACCATGTTTATGCAGAGGTCTGCCGCCCAGCAGGAAGAGGCTGTGAAAGCAGGTTTTGCCGCCGGACCAGACCAGGGCCTGGACATATACCAGGCTACCATTGACCATCCGGAAGGTGTACTGGTCGGGAGACGTGACCCGGAAAAGAACATTGAGAGACTGGGAACAAAGAGCGGTAAAATCCAGCTATATGCGCGTGACGTTGAGGACTGGGTAAAG